One part of the Ranitomeya imitator isolate aRanImi1 chromosome 10, aRanImi1.pri, whole genome shotgun sequence genome encodes these proteins:
- the LOC138652268 gene encoding DNA-directed RNA polymerase II subunit RPB1-like, which translates to MIYADSRLSPTRCAGHGTLRGSPKIHLYIQPASRDHPQNHLYIQPRSRDHPQNHLYIQPRSRDHPQNHLYIQPRSPGSPPESPLHPATLPGITPRITSTSSHAPGITLRITSTSSHAPGITPRITSTSSHAPGITLRITSTSSRPPGITPRITSTFSHAPGITPRITSTFSHAPGITPRITSTSSHPRSRDHPQNHLYIQPRSRDHPQNHLYVQPRSRDHPQNHLYIQPRSRDHPQNHLYIQPRSPGSPPESPLHPATLPGITPRITSTSSHAPGITLRITSTSSHAPGITPRITSTSSHAPGITPRITSTSSHAAGITPRITSTSSHAPGITPRITSTSSHTPGITSTFSHAPGITPRITTMSSYAPGITFQDSPLHPAGLPGSPPESPLHSATLPGSPPESPLHSATLPGSPPELPLRSAALPGLPPKIHLYIQPASRDHPQNHLYIQPRSRDHPQNHLYIQPRSRDHPQNHLYVQPRSPNHPQNHLYIQPRSRDHP; encoded by the exons ATGATATATGCTGATTCACGACTATCACCGACGCGCTGCGCAGGGCATGGTACATTACGCGGCTCCCCCAAAATTCACCTCTACATCCAGCCGGCCTCCCGGGATCACCCCCAGAATCACCTCTACATtcagccacgctcccgggatcacccccagaatcacctctacattcagccacgctcccgggatcaccCCCAGAATCACCTCTACATCCAGCCACGTTCCCCGGGATCACCCCCAGAATCACCTCTACATCCAGCCACGCTCCCCGGGATCACCCCCAGAATCACCTCTACATccagccacgctcccgggatcaccCTCAGAATCACCTCTACATccagccacgctcccgggatcacccccagaatcacctctacatccagccacgctcccgggatcaccCTCAGAATCACCTCTACATCCAGCCGGCCTCCCGGGATCACCCCCAGAATCACCTCTACATtcagccacgctcccgggatcacccccagaatcacctctacattcagccacgctcccgggatcaccCCCAGAATCACCTCTACATCCAGCCAC ccacgctcccgggatcacccccagaatcacctctacatccagccacgctcccgggatcaccCCCAGAATCACCTCTACGTtcagccacgctcccgggatcacccccagaatcacctctacattcagccacgctcccgggatcaccCCCAGAATCACCTCTACATCCAGCCACGTTCCCCGGGATCACCCCCAGAATCACCTCTACATCCAGCCACGCTCCCCGGGATCACCCCCAGAATCACCTCTACATccagccacgctcccgggatcaccCTCAGAATCACCTCTACATccagccacgctcccgggatcacccccagaatcacctctacatccagccacgctcccgggatcaccCCCAGAATCACCTCTACATCCAGCCACGCTGCCGGGATCACCCCCAGAATCACCTCTACATccagccacgctcccgggatcaccCCTAGAATCACCTCTACATCCAGCCACACTCCCGGGATCACCTCTACATTCAGCCATGCTCCCGGGATCACCCCCAGAATTACCACTATGTCCAGCTACGCTCCCGGGATTACCTTCCAAGATTCACCTCTACATCCAGCCGGCCTCCCGGGATCACCCCCAGAATCCCCTCTACATtcagccacgctcccgggatcacccccagaatcacctctacattcagccacgctcccgggatcaccCCCAGAATTACCACTACGTTCAGCCGCGCTCCCGGGATTACCCCCCAAGATTCACCTCTACATCCAGCCAGCCTCCCGGGATCACCCCCAGAATCACCTCTACATccagccacgctcccgggatcaccCCCAGAATCACCTCTATATccagccac